The sequence ACCCTGCTGGACGCGCTGACCGCCCGGGTCGCCGCCGACCAGGGGCTCTCCTGTGTCGAGACGACGATCACCCCGGACAACACCGCGTCCGACCGGCTGTTCACGTCCTACGCCCAGCGGCACGACGTAGCCCTGGAGCAGGAGGTCCTCTTCGACGGGGGGCTGTTCCCCGAGGGGACGCACCTGCCGGAGGTCCTGTACCGGATAGGCCCGTTCGCCGGCTGAGGCGCCCGACCCATCCGAGCAGCCCCGTGAGCCACCCGTTCACGGCCCGGCGTACCTGACCCGTACGTCCGGTCCCCCACGACTTTTCGCGCCGGCCGACCATCCGGCGCGGTCCCGGCCGCCTCCGTGCGGCAGGGAGCACCGACCACATCGCCCGTCACACCCCCTCACGCAGGAGATCCGCTGTGACCATCACCCCGCCCGCACTGAGCGTCTTCGAGACCCTGGAGTCGGAGGTCCGTAGCTACTGCCGCGGCTGGCCCGCCGTGTTCGACCGGGCCCAGGGCGCCCGGCTGACCGACGAGGACGGCCACACCTACCTGGACTTCTTCGCCGGGGCCGGCTCGCTCAACTACGGCCACAACAACCCGGTGCTGAAACGAGCGCTGATCGACTACATCGAGCGCGACGGCATCACCCACGGCCTGGACATGGCGACCACCGCCAAGCGCGCCTTCCTGGAGACGTTCCAGAACGTCATCCTGCGCCCGCGCGACCTCCCGTACAAGGTCATGTTCCCCGGCCCGACGGGCACCAACGCCGTCGAGTCGGCCCTGAAGCTGGCCCGCAAGGTCAAGGGCCGCGAGTCGGTCGTCTCGTTCACCAACGCCTTCCACGGCATGTCGCTGGGCTCGCTCGCCGTCACCGGCAACGCGTTCAAGCGGGCCGGCGCCGGCATCCCGCTGGTGCACGGCACGCCGATGCCGTTCGACAACTACTTCGACGGCACCGTCCCGGACTTCCTGTGGTTCGAGCGGCTCCTCGAGGACCAGGGCTCCGGGCTGAACAAGCCCGCCGCCGTGATCGTGGAGACGGTCCAGGGCGAGGGCGGCATCAACGTGGCCCGCGCCGAGTGGCTGCGCGCGCTCCAGGAGCTGTGCCACCGCCAGGACATGCTGCTGATCGTCGACGACATCCAGATGGGCTGCGGCCGTACCGGCGGCTTCTTCTCCTTCGAGGAGGCCGGCATCGTCCCGGACATCGTCACGCTGTCGAAGTCCATCAGCGGTTACGGCCTGCCCATGTCGCTGTGCCTGTTCAAGCCGGAGCTGGACATCTGGGAGCCGGGCGAGCACAACGGCACCTTCCGCGGCAACAACCCGGCCTTCGTGACGGCCGCCGCCGCACTCCAGGCGTACTGGGCCGACGGTCAGATGGAGAAGCAGACCCTGGCCCGCGGCGAGCAGGTGGAGCAGGCGCTGCTGGCCATCTGCGCCGAGGAGCCGACCGCGCAGTTCCGCGGCCGCGGTCTGGTCTGGGGCATGGAGTTCCAGGACCCGGCGCGCGCCTCCGCGGTCTGCGCCCGCGCCTTCGAGCTGGGGCTCCTGCTGGAGACCTCCGGCCCGCAGAGCGAGGTCGTCAAGCTGCTGCCGCCGCTGACCGTCACCCCCGACGAGCTGGACGAGGGCCTGCGCACGCTGGCCCGCTGCGTCCGCGAGACGGCCTGACCCGGCGAGTCCGGGGCAGGCGAGAAGTAAAGCCCCGGGCCTCATGGGGCCCGGGGCGGCATTCGAGAGAAAGGCACTGCTCACCGTGATCGTCCGATCGTTCAAGGACATCGAGAACACCGACCGGCATGTGAAGGCCGCGTCCGGCACCTGGGAGAGCAAGCGCATCGTGCTCGCCAAGGAGAAGGTGGGCTTCTCGCTCCACGAGACCGTGCTCTACGCGGGCACCGAGACCTCCATGTGGTACGCGAACCACATCGAGGCGGTCCTGTGCACCGAGGGCGAGGCCGAGCTCACCAACGACGAGACCGGCGAGACCCACTGGATCTCCCCCGGCACGATGTACCTGCTGGACGGGCATGAGCGGCACACCCTGCGGCCCAAGACCGACTTCCGCTGCGTGTGCGTCTTCAACCCTCCCGTCACCGGACGGGAGGACCATGACGAGAACGGTGTCTACCCACTGCTGACCGAGGAGGCCTGAACCGTATGACCACCGAAGTACGCGCCGATCTGTACCCCTCGCGCGGCGCCGCCGAGATGACCACTCCCCGCCAGGACCCGGTCATCTGGTCCGCGCCGGGCGCACCGGGCCCGATCGCCGCCAAGGATCTCCAGGGATACGAGCACGACGGCTTCCTCACCGTCGACCAGCTCATCACCCCCGACGAGGTCGCCGTCTACCGGGCGGAGCTGGACCGGCTGGTCGCCGACCCGCTGATCCGGGCCGACGAGCGCTCCATCGTGGAGAAGCAGTCGCAGAACGTGCGGTCCGTCTTCGAGGTCCACAAGATCAGCGAGGTCTTCGCCGGGCTGGTCCGCGACGAGCGGGTGGTGGGCCGCGCCCGCCAGATCCTGGGCTCGGACGTGTACGTCCACCAGTCCCGTATCAATGTGAAGCCGGGCTTCGGCGCCTCGGGCTTCTACTGGCACTCGGACTTCGAGACGTGGCACGCCGAGGACGGGCTGCCGAACATGCGGACCGTCTCCGTGTCGATCGCGCTCACCGAGAACTTCGACACCAACGGCGGGCTGATGATCATGCCCGGTTCGCACAAGTCGTTCCTCGGCTGTGCGGGCGAGACGCCGAAGGACAACTACAAGAAGTCGCTCCAGATGCAGGACGCCGGCACCCCGTCCGACGAGGCGCTGACGAAGATGGCCGACCGCCACGGCATCAAGCTCTTCACGGGCAAGGCCGGTTCGGCGACCTGGTTCGACTGCAACGCCATGCACGGTTCGGGCGACAACATCACCCCGTACGCGCGCTCCAACGTCTTCATCGTCTTCAACAGCGTGGAGAACGAGGCGCAGGAGCCGTTCGCGGCGCCGATCCGCCGCCCCGAGTTCATCGGGGCGCGGGACTTCACCCCGGTGAAGTAGCGGCACACACAAGTGTGAAGGGCCCGGGACGGTACGCCGTCCCGGGCCCTTGGCGCGTAACTCGCTGGACCCCGCCACCGGCCACCGGCCAGGGTGGCGGCCATGACTTCTCACGTACGGCACATCACCGTCGACTGTTCCGACGCCCATGCGCTCGGCACCTTCTGGTCCCAGGTGCTCGGCGCCCCGCTCGCCGCCGACGACTTCCCCGGCGACCCGGAGGCGCTGCTGGAGACCCCGGGCGCGGCGATCCTCTTCGTGCAGGGGCCCGACGCCAAGACCGCCAAGAACCGGCTCCACCTGGACGTCCAGCCGCAGGACCGCACCCGGGACGAGGAGGTGGAGCGGCTCCTCACGCTCGGCGCCACGCTGGTGGGCGACCACCGGAAACCGGACGGGCGGGGGTGGGCGACGCTGGCGGACCCCGAGGGCAACGAGTTCTGCGTGGAGTGTTCCGCCGCCGAGCGGGCCGCGCTGAGCGGGACCCGGCTGCCGGTGACGGCCGACGATGTGACGGCCGCCGTCCGGCTCGCGGTGGACACGCTGGCCGGAGCCCCGGCGGAGGGCTGGGACCAGCCCGCCGGGACGCTGGAGTGGACGTGCTGGGAGACGGTGGAGCACCTGAGCGACGATCTCTTCGCGTACGCCGTCCAGTTGGGCCCGCGTACGCCCCCGCTGGACGGCGAGGTGCCCTACCGGTGGGCCGCCGACCGGCAGGGCGGCCCGGCCAACGCGGTCTTCGCCGACCGGACGGCCGGGCCCGCCGGGCTGCTGGCGACCCTGGAGGCGAGCGGTGCGCTGCTGGCCTCGATGGCGCGGACGACCCCGCCCGAGGTGCGTTCGTACCACACCTACGGGGTCTCCGACCCGGAGGGCTTCGCCGCGATGGGCGTGGTGGAGACCCTGGTGCACACCCATGACCTGGCGGAGGGCCTGGGCCTGGAGTGGGCGCCGCCCGCCGGCCTCTGCGACCGGGTGCTGGCCCGGCTCTTCCCCGACGCCCCGGCGGGCGGCGACCGGTGGACCGTCCTGCTCTGGGCCACCGGCCGCGCCGAACTGCCGGACCACCCGCGCCGCACCGCGTGGCGGTGGAACGGGGAGCCCCGGTAGAACCCCCCTCAGCGGTGGGAGAACCAGCGGGCGGCGGGCAGCAGCGTGGTGTCGTAGCCGAACAGGGCCTGGTTCTCCCACGCGTTGCCGGAGGCCGGGTCCTGCGGGTCCCAGCCGCTGCCGCGCACGGCGGTCCAGGACGGCTCCCAGTAGACGACGCCCAGGCCGCGCCCGTTCGGGACGGCCTCCACCACGTTCATGACGTCCCGCAGGTTGGCGGCCTGCCCGGCGGGGGTGGCCGGGTAGCCCGGGGCGAGCTGGGAGGCGGTGGCGATGTTGTTCTCCAGCCCGTCGCCGTTGGCCAGGGTGTGCGCGTACGCGGTCTCGGCGACCAGGACCGGCTTGCCGTAGCGGGCGGCGGTGTCGTCCAGGTTGGTCTGGAGGGCGGAGAGCGGGCCGTGCCAGTAGCCGTAGTACGAGAGCGCCACGACGTCGAACGGGACGCGCTGGGCCACCGCGTTGTCGAACCACCAGCGGGTCCCGCCGTTGTCGCCGCCCTCGGCGAGGTGCAGCGCCACCCGCGTACCGGAGGAGACGGACTTCGCCGCGTTCGCGCCCGCGGTGAGCAGACCGGCCAGCTGCGGCCAGTTGGCGGTGGAGCCCTCGGGCCAGAGCATCCCGGCGTTGGTCTCGTTGCCGATCTGGACCATGTCGGCGGTGGTGCCCTGCGCCTTGAGGGCGTTCAGCACGTCGTACGTGTGGTCGTGGACGTCCCGCTTCAGCTGCTCGTAGCCGTGGCCCGCCCAGGCGGCGGGCTTGGTCTGGTGCCCCGGGTCGGCCCAGCGGTCGGAGTAGTGGAAGTCGATCAGGGTCTTCATCCCGAGGGCCTTGGCGCGCTTGGCCATGGCCAGGACGTGGGCCTTGTCGTTGTAGCCGTCGGCCGGGTTCACCCACACCTTGAGGCGGACGTAGTTCATGCCGGCGGCGCCCAGGATGCTCATCGCGTCACCGGTCGCGCCGCTCGCGTCGCGGTAACGGGCCCCGTACGCCTCGTTCTTCGGGAGCGTGGAGAGGTCGCCGCCCTTGACCGCCAGGCCGGTGGTGCCCGGGGTGAAGGTGATGTCGTCGAAGTTGGCCCACTGGCCCGCGCCCGCGTCGGAGTTGAGGCTGATGGTGCAGCCGCCGCCGGTGACCCGTACCGAGGTGACGACGCGGATCCAGGCGCCGTTCGCGGTGGCGGGCAGGTCGGTGCGCTGCTCGGCCGTACCGCAGTTGCGCAGGGCGATGTACGCGGCGTTCTGCCCGCCGCTGGAGCGGACCCGCGCGCTCAGGGTGTACGTGCCGTCGGTGAGGCCGGTGAGGTACTGGTAGGTCTCCACGCGGTAGGCCGAGGCCGACCAGTGGCTGAGCCGGGTCGCGCCGGTGTGGCCGCCCGGCTCGGTGAAGGAGGCGGCGGTCTGGCCGGTGGGCGAGTAGGTGGACCAGCCCGTGGTGCCGGACTCGAAGCCGGGGTTGGCGGGGGTGGTGGCGGCATGGGCGCTGGGTGCGGGGAGTGCGGCCAGCAGCAGGGCGGCGAGGAGTGTCGCGGCGGCGGCTCTGCCGCGACGGGGGTGACGGCGGTGCGCAGTTCCGTACATGGTCGATGTCCCTTCGACTGTGCGGGGGGCTTCCGGGGTCAGCTGTCCAGCCGTACGACGCGGACCGCCCCCGCCGGTACGGCGAGGTGGCCCGTGGCGGGTTCGGCGGTGAGGAGTTCGGTGCCGGGGGTGTCCAGCACCACCTTGGCGTCGGTCTCGGTGTGGTTGAGGGCGAAGAGGTACGTGCCGGTGGAGCCGGTGCGGCGGACCACCTCCACGTCGTGCGGCAGCCCGGTGCGGGGCGCGATGCGGGCGTCGGCGCAGGCCCGCTCCAGGACCGCGTCCAGGTCGGGGCCGCCGAGCCGGGTGGAGACGTACCAGGCGCTGCCCTCCCCCAGCCGGTGCCGGGTGACGGCGGGCCGGCCGGCCGGGATGCCGTCGGCGTACGACCAGATCGTCTCGGCCCCGCGCGGGATCACGACGTCCGACCAGAGGTCGCCGGTGAGGTCAGGGCCGCCGGGGGTGGTCAGGCGGACCGTGCCGCCCTCGGGGAGCGGGGCGAACTCCTCGACGGTCAGGCCGAGTACGTCGCGCAGGACGCCCGGGTACGGGCCGGGGTGGACGGCGTCGTCGGCGTCGACGATCCCGGAGAAGTACGAGACGACGAGGGTGCCGCCGCCCTCGACGTACCGGCGCAGGTTGCTCCCGGTCTCCTCGGAGGCGAGGTAGAGGGCCGGGACGACCACCAGCGGGTAGCCGGAGAGGTCGGCCTCGGGGTGGGCGAAGTCGACGGTGAGGTGGCGGTCGTACAGGGCCTCGTAGAAGGTGTCGGCGCGCTCCCGGGCGTCGTGCTCCTGGCTGGGGCGCCACTCCAGGGACTGCGCCCACCAGGACTGCCAGTCCCAGACCATGGCGGCGTCCGCGACGGTCCGGGTCCCCCGGATCCCGTCCAGCAGGCCGAGGTCGGCGCCGAGGCGGGTGACCTCGCGCCAGATCCGGGAGTCCGTCCCGGCGTGCGGCACCATCGCCGAGTGGAACTTCTCGGCGCCGCGCCGGGACTGCCGCCACTGGAAGAACATCGCACCGTCCGATCCCCTGGCCACGTGGGCGAGGCTGTTGCGGGCCATCTCGCCGGGGCGCTTGGCGGGGTTGCGGGGCTGCCAGTTGACCCCCGAGGTGGAGTGCTCCAGGAGCAGCCAGGGGGCGCCGCCCGCGACCGAGCGGGTGAGGTCGGCGGCCATGGCGAGGTTGACGTGGGTGCGGCGGCCGTCGGTGATCAGGTAGTGGTCGTTGCTGACCAGGTCGACCTCGCGGCCCCAGGCCCAGTAGTCCACGGACTCGCACTGGCTGAGCGCGGTCATGAAGTTGGTGGTGACGGGGATGCCCGGGGCGAGCCGGTGCAGGATGTCCCGCTCGGCGCGGAAGTTCTCCCGCATGGTGTCGTCGGCGAAGCGGGCGTAGTCCAGCTGCTGGGCGGGGTTGCCGACGGTCGGGGTGGTGCGGGGCGGGTCGATCTCGTCGAGGCTGCCGTACCGCTGGCCCCAGAACGCCGTGCCCCAGGCCTCGTTGACCGCCTCGACCGTGCCGTGGCGGGCGGTGAGCCAGCGGCGGAAGTGGGCGGCGCAGCTGTCGCAGTAGCAGGCGCTGACGGGGACGCCGTACTCGTTGTGGACGTGCCAGAGCGCGAGGGCCGGGTGGCTGCCGTAGCGCCGGGCGAGCTGTTCGGTGATGGCGGCGGCGGCCTCCCGGTAAGCGGCCGAGCTGTGGCAGATCGCGCCGCGCGACCCGAAGGCGTACCGGACACCGTCCCGGCCGACCGGCAGCGCCTCGGGGTGGGCCCGGTAGAACCAGGCGGGCGGGGCGACGGTGGGGGTGCCGAGGTCGGCCCGGATGCCGTGCTCGTGGAGGAGGTCCAGGAGCCGGTCCAGCCAGCCGAAGTCGTAGGCGCCGGGGGCGGGTTCGAGCAGGGCCCAGGAGAAGATCCCGACGCTGACCATGGTCACCCCGGCCTCGGCCATCAGGGCCATGTCCTCGTGCCAGACCTCCTCGGGCCACTGCTCGGGGTTGTAGTCCCCGCCGAAGGCGAGGCGGCGCAGCCCGTGCGGGGCCGTGGGAGGCAGGGCGGGAGCGGGGTGGGGCATGGGGGCTCCTGGGTCAACTTCTGGGCTACTTCTGGGAACGTGCACACCCCCTCTCGGCGGCGCTGGCCCAACATAACCGCAGAGCAACAACCATTGACAAGTGTCGGTTCGGTTTCTCTACTGTGAACGCTCACAGCGCATCCCGGCGCTGCACCCCGCGCCTCACCCGCGCCTCTCGTCAGGGGAGAACCCATGAAGTACCGCATCGTCGCGGCGTCCACGGCAGCCGTGCTCACCGCCACCGCCCTGCTCTCCGGCTGCGGTTCGCCGGACGGTGACAGCGCGGACGGCCCGTCGGCCGAGAACCCCGTCTCGCTCACCTACTGGGCCTGGGCGCCCGGCCTGGACAAGGTCGCGGACCTCTGGAACGAGGGCGAGGGCAAGGAGGCCGGGATCAAGGTCACGGTGAAGAAGCAGGCGTCCGGCGACGACCTGGTCACCAAGATCATCACGGCGGCCAAGGCGCACAAGGCCCCCGACCTGGTGCAGGCGGAGTACCAGGCACTGCCGACCCTGGTCTCCAACGACGTACTGGCCGACATCTCGAAGGAGGCGGGCGGCGCGAAGGGGCAGTTCGCGGAGGGGATCTGGCAGCAGGCGACGCTCGGTTCGGACGCCCTGTACGCGCTGCCGCAGGACTCGGGCCCGCTGATGTTCTACTACCGCAAGGACCTCTTCGCGGAGTACGGCCTGACCGTGCCGGACACCTGGGACGCGTTCGCCGAGACCGCCCGCGCGCTGAAGAAGAAGGCCCCCGACAAGGCGCTGACCACCTTCTCCTCCAACGACGCCGGGCTCTTCGCGGGCCTCGCCCAGCAGGCCGGGGCCCAGTGGTGGACCACCGGCGGCGAGAAGTGGAAGGTCGCCATCGACGACCCGGCCACCCGCAAGGTCGCCGACTTCTGGGGCTCCCTGGTGAAGGAGGGCGCGATCGACAACCAGCCCATGTACACCCCCGCCTGGAACAAGGCGCTCAACACCGGTACGCAGATCGCCTGGGTCAGCGCGGTCTGGGCGCCCGGCACGCTCACCACGGCCGCCCCCGACACCAAGGGCAAGTGGGCCATGGCGCCCCTCCCCCAGTGGACCGCCGGGCAGAACGTCACCGGCAGCTGGGGCGGCTCCTCCACCGCCGTCACCAACGACTCGCGGCACAAGAAGGCCGCCGCCGCCTTCGCCACCTGGCTGAACACCGACCCGGAGGCGGTCGCCGCCCTGGTCAGGGAGAGCGGGATCTATCCGGCCGCGACCGCCGCCCAGACCGGCGGCGCCCTGGCGCAGGCCCCCGACTACTTCGCCGGCCAGCCCGGCTTCTACACCGAGGCCGCGAAGATCGCCGCGGGCACCGCCCCGGCCGCCTGGGGCCCGAACGTCAACGTCGCGTACACCGCCTTCAAGGACCACTTCGCCTCGGCCGCCAAGCGGAAGGGCGACTTCGGCAGCGCCCTGACCGCGATGCAGGACGCCACGGTCACCGACCTGAAGAAGCAGGGCTTCGGAGTCTCCGAGTGACCCACCCACGCCGTCTCCGAGTGACCCGTCCGCGTCGTCTCCGGGTGACACGCCCGCGCCGCCTCCGGGTGACCCGTCCGCGCCGCGCGAAGGCGTACGGGGCCAGGAGCGCCCCGTACGTCTTCCTGGTCCCCGCCGCCCTGCTCTTCCTGCTCTTCTTCGCCCTGCCCATCGGCTACGCCCTGCTGCTGAGCCTGCGCCGCACCGAGGTCAAGGGGCTGGGGCTCGGCCGGGGCGCGCGGGAGGAGGTGTGGGCCGGGCTCGCCAACTACACCGACGCGCTCACCGATTCCGAGCTGCTCCACGGGGCGCTGCGCATCCTGGGGTACGGGGCGATCGTCGTCCCCGTGATGCTCGGGCTCGCCCTCCTCTTCGCGCTGCTGCTGGACAGCGACCGGGTCCGGCTGCGCGGCTTCACCCGGCTGGCGATCTTCCTGCCGTACGCCGTTCCGGGCGTGGTCGCCGCCCTGATGTGGGGCTTCCTCTATCTGCCGACGGTCAGCCCCTTCCACTACCTGCTGGACCTGGCGGGGCTGCCGCAGCCCGACCTCCTGGACGGCGGCCCGCTCTACCTGGCCCTGGCCAACATCGCCGTCTGGGGCGGCACCGGCTTCAACATGATCGTGATCTACACCGCGCTGCGGGCGATCCCGGCCGAGGTCTTCGAGGCGGCCCGGCTGGACGGCTGCTCGCCCTGGCAGATCGCGGTCCGGATCAAGATCCCGATGGTGGCGCCCTCGCTGGTGCTGACCTTCTTCTTCTCGATCATCGCCACGCTCCAGGTGTTCAGCGAGCCGACCACCCTGAAGCCGCTGACCAACTCCCTCTCCACCACGTGGAGTCCGCTGATGAAGGTCTACCAGGACGCGTTCGTCAACAACGACATCCATGCGGCCGCCGCCCAGGCGGTCATCATCGCCGCCGCCACGCTGGCCCTGTCCTTCGGCTTCCTCCGGGCGGCCAACTCCCGTACGAAGCAGGGAGCATGACCATGAGCGCCCCCGTCCTGCCGACGGCCCCGCCCCCGGCCCGGGCGCCCGCGCGTCCGGCCCACGCCCCCACCGGCCCCCGCCGCTTCCCGCTGCTGCCGACCGCCGCGCTGCTCCTCGGCGCGCTCTACTGCCTGCTGCCCGTCGCCTGGGTGCTGGTCGCCTCCACCAAGTCGGGCAGCGAGCTGTTCACCACCTTCACCTTCCTGCCCGGCACCGGCTTCGCCGACAACGTGGGCGACCTGACCGCGTACCGTGAGGGCGTCTACTGGCGGTGGATGGCCAACTCGGCGTTCTACGCGGGCGTCGGCGCGCTGCTCTCGACGGCCGTCTCCGCCGTCTCCGGGTACGCGCTGGCGATGTACCGCTTCCGGGGCCGCGAGTCCGTCTTCAACATCCTGCTGGCCGGGGTGCTGATGCCGCCGGTGATCCTCGCGGTGCCGCAGTACCTGCTGCTGGCCGAGGCGGACCTCACGGACTCGTACCTCTCGGTCCTCCTCCCGGTGATCCTCTCCCCGTACGGCGTCTACCTCGCCCGGATCTACGCGGCTGCCGCCGTGCCCGGCGATGTCGTCGAGGCGGGGCGGATGGACGGCGGCGGGGAGTGGCGGATCTTCCGGACGATCGCGCTGCCGATGATGCTGCCCGGGCTGGTGACGGTCTTCCTGTTCCAGTTCGTGGCGATCTGGAACAACTTCCTGCTGCCGTACATCATGCTCGGCGACGACGAGAAGTTCCCCGTCACGCTCGGCCTCTACACGCTGCTCCAGCAGGGCGCGACCACGCCCGCCCTCTACACCCTGGTGATCACGGGCGCCCTGCTCGCCATCGTTCCGCTGATCGCCCTGTTCCTGGTCATCCAGCGCTTCTGGAGCCTCGATCTGCTCTCCGGAGCCGTAAAGTCCTGACCGCTCCTCAACGTCAGGGCCCCGAATGATGAAAGATCATGCACCATGAGCCGCACTGAACAGACCGGCGCGGGCCGCCGCCGGCCGCCGACCATCCATGACGTGGCACGGGAGGCGGGGGTCTCCCGGGGCACGGTCTCCCGGGTCCTCAACGGCGGCCACAACGTCAGCCCCGCCGCGCTCGAAGCGGTCAACTCCGCGATCCGCAGGACCGGTTACACGGTGAACCGGCACGCCCGGTCCCTGATCACCGGCCGCTCCGACTCGGTGGCGTTCCTGCTGACCGAGCC is a genomic window of Streptomyces sp. SID8374 containing:
- the ectB gene encoding diaminobutyrate--2-oxoglutarate transaminase, translating into MTITPPALSVFETLESEVRSYCRGWPAVFDRAQGARLTDEDGHTYLDFFAGAGSLNYGHNNPVLKRALIDYIERDGITHGLDMATTAKRAFLETFQNVILRPRDLPYKVMFPGPTGTNAVESALKLARKVKGRESVVSFTNAFHGMSLGSLAVTGNAFKRAGAGIPLVHGTPMPFDNYFDGTVPDFLWFERLLEDQGSGLNKPAAVIVETVQGEGGINVARAEWLRALQELCHRQDMLLIVDDIQMGCGRTGGFFSFEEAGIVPDIVTLSKSISGYGLPMSLCLFKPELDIWEPGEHNGTFRGNNPAFVTAAAALQAYWADGQMEKQTLARGEQVEQALLAICAEEPTAQFRGRGLVWGMEFQDPARASAVCARAFELGLLLETSGPQSEVVKLLPPLTVTPDELDEGLRTLARCVRETA
- a CDS encoding ectoine synthase, whose protein sequence is MIVRSFKDIENTDRHVKAASGTWESKRIVLAKEKVGFSLHETVLYAGTETSMWYANHIEAVLCTEGEAELTNDETGETHWISPGTMYLLDGHERHTLRPKTDFRCVCVFNPPVTGREDHDENGVYPLLTEEA
- the thpD gene encoding ectoine hydroxylase; its protein translation is MTTEVRADLYPSRGAAEMTTPRQDPVIWSAPGAPGPIAAKDLQGYEHDGFLTVDQLITPDEVAVYRAELDRLVADPLIRADERSIVEKQSQNVRSVFEVHKISEVFAGLVRDERVVGRARQILGSDVYVHQSRINVKPGFGASGFYWHSDFETWHAEDGLPNMRTVSVSIALTENFDTNGGLMIMPGSHKSFLGCAGETPKDNYKKSLQMQDAGTPSDEALTKMADRHGIKLFTGKAGSATWFDCNAMHGSGDNITPYARSNVFIVFNSVENEAQEPFAAPIRRPEFIGARDFTPVK
- a CDS encoding VOC family protein, giving the protein MTSHVRHITVDCSDAHALGTFWSQVLGAPLAADDFPGDPEALLETPGAAILFVQGPDAKTAKNRLHLDVQPQDRTRDEEVERLLTLGATLVGDHRKPDGRGWATLADPEGNEFCVECSAAERAALSGTRLPVTADDVTAAVRLAVDTLAGAPAEGWDQPAGTLEWTCWETVEHLSDDLFAYAVQLGPRTPPLDGEVPYRWAADRQGGPANAVFADRTAGPAGLLATLEASGALLASMARTTPPEVRSYHTYGVSDPEGFAAMGVVETLVHTHDLAEGLGLEWAPPAGLCDRVLARLFPDAPAGGDRWTVLLWATGRAELPDHPRRTAWRWNGEPR
- a CDS encoding glycosyl hydrolase 53 family protein — translated: MYGTAHRRHPRRGRAAAATLLAALLLAALPAPSAHAATTPANPGFESGTTGWSTYSPTGQTAASFTEPGGHTGATRLSHWSASAYRVETYQYLTGLTDGTYTLSARVRSSGGQNAAYIALRNCGTAEQRTDLPATANGAWIRVVTSVRVTGGGCTISLNSDAGAGQWANFDDITFTPGTTGLAVKGGDLSTLPKNEAYGARYRDASGATGDAMSILGAAGMNYVRLKVWVNPADGYNDKAHVLAMAKRAKALGMKTLIDFHYSDRWADPGHQTKPAAWAGHGYEQLKRDVHDHTYDVLNALKAQGTTADMVQIGNETNAGMLWPEGSTANWPQLAGLLTAGANAAKSVSSGTRVALHLAEGGDNGGTRWWFDNAVAQRVPFDVVALSYYGYWHGPLSALQTNLDDTAARYGKPVLVAETAYAHTLANGDGLENNIATASQLAPGYPATPAGQAANLRDVMNVVEAVPNGRGLGVVYWEPSWTAVRGSGWDPQDPASGNAWENQALFGYDTTLLPAARWFSHR
- a CDS encoding beta-galactosidase — its product is MPPTAPHGLRRLAFGGDYNPEQWPEEVWHEDMALMAEAGVTMVSVGIFSWALLEPAPGAYDFGWLDRLLDLLHEHGIRADLGTPTVAPPAWFYRAHPEALPVGRDGVRYAFGSRGAICHSSAAYREAAAAITEQLARRYGSHPALALWHVHNEYGVPVSACYCDSCAAHFRRWLTARHGTVEAVNEAWGTAFWGQRYGSLDEIDPPRTTPTVGNPAQQLDYARFADDTMRENFRAERDILHRLAPGIPVTTNFMTALSQCESVDYWAWGREVDLVSNDHYLITDGRRTHVNLAMAADLTRSVAGGAPWLLLEHSTSGVNWQPRNPAKRPGEMARNSLAHVARGSDGAMFFQWRQSRRGAEKFHSAMVPHAGTDSRIWREVTRLGADLGLLDGIRGTRTVADAAMVWDWQSWWAQSLEWRPSQEHDARERADTFYEALYDRHLTVDFAHPEADLSGYPLVVVPALYLASEETGSNLRRYVEGGGTLVVSYFSGIVDADDAVHPGPYPGVLRDVLGLTVEEFAPLPEGGTVRLTTPGGPDLTGDLWSDVVIPRGAETIWSYADGIPAGRPAVTRHRLGEGSAWYVSTRLGGPDLDAVLERACADARIAPRTGLPHDVEVVRRTGSTGTYLFALNHTETDAKVVLDTPGTELLTAEPATGHLAVPAGAVRVVRLDS
- a CDS encoding extracellular solute-binding protein, whose product is MKYRIVAASTAAVLTATALLSGCGSPDGDSADGPSAENPVSLTYWAWAPGLDKVADLWNEGEGKEAGIKVTVKKQASGDDLVTKIITAAKAHKAPDLVQAEYQALPTLVSNDVLADISKEAGGAKGQFAEGIWQQATLGSDALYALPQDSGPLMFYYRKDLFAEYGLTVPDTWDAFAETARALKKKAPDKALTTFSSNDAGLFAGLAQQAGAQWWTTGGEKWKVAIDDPATRKVADFWGSLVKEGAIDNQPMYTPAWNKALNTGTQIAWVSAVWAPGTLTTAAPDTKGKWAMAPLPQWTAGQNVTGSWGGSSTAVTNDSRHKKAAAAFATWLNTDPEAVAALVRESGIYPAATAAQTGGALAQAPDYFAGQPGFYTEAAKIAAGTAPAAWGPNVNVAYTAFKDHFASAAKRKGDFGSALTAMQDATVTDLKKQGFGVSE
- a CDS encoding sugar ABC transporter permease, with the translated sequence MTRPRRAKAYGARSAPYVFLVPAALLFLLFFALPIGYALLLSLRRTEVKGLGLGRGAREEVWAGLANYTDALTDSELLHGALRILGYGAIVVPVMLGLALLFALLLDSDRVRLRGFTRLAIFLPYAVPGVVAALMWGFLYLPTVSPFHYLLDLAGLPQPDLLDGGPLYLALANIAVWGGTGFNMIVIYTALRAIPAEVFEAARLDGCSPWQIAVRIKIPMVAPSLVLTFFFSIIATLQVFSEPTTLKPLTNSLSTTWSPLMKVYQDAFVNNDIHAAAAQAVIIAAATLALSFGFLRAANSRTKQGA
- a CDS encoding carbohydrate ABC transporter permease, which codes for MSAPVLPTAPPPARAPARPAHAPTGPRRFPLLPTAALLLGALYCLLPVAWVLVASTKSGSELFTTFTFLPGTGFADNVGDLTAYREGVYWRWMANSAFYAGVGALLSTAVSAVSGYALAMYRFRGRESVFNILLAGVLMPPVILAVPQYLLLAEADLTDSYLSVLLPVILSPYGVYLARIYAAAAVPGDVVEAGRMDGGGEWRIFRTIALPMMLPGLVTVFLFQFVAIWNNFLLPYIMLGDDEKFPVTLGLYTLLQQGATTPALYTLVITGALLAIVPLIALFLVIQRFWSLDLLSGAVKS